In Oscarella lobularis chromosome 18, ooOscLobu1.1, whole genome shotgun sequence, the following proteins share a genomic window:
- the LOC136197965 gene encoding sperm flagellar protein 1-like isoform X2, which yields MDDDDLQQLYTWIDEIPLSRPKKNISRDFSDGVLAAEVVKHFLPRLVDLHNYTPANAKEQKKRNWQTLNRKVFCKLNFNVPDEVVNGVSSCNPGVIEFVLNNLRTKIDKYLTSSKKKTTPGSSQAKDHLVINDGDGDGAYDSSDIFYSAITKSSENPYEYASPPQIMPMRLPPPPNGMQHNYNPHVHPHPHHLGFVQDPSAPRRGTVPGAEAPQPTLINRGQMFKSRPQLQRILPSLDPRIAMEEKEQQLLEAQETIQILQAKIRRLEHLLQLKDRRMEEMSRRLQQQS from the exons atggacgacgacgatttgcaaCAGCTCTATACATGGATCGACGAAATTCCCCTATCTCGACCCAAAAAGAACATATCTCGCGATTTCAGCGACGGAG TTCTAGCGGCCGAGGTAGTGAAGCATTTTCTTCCACGTCTTGTTGACTTGCACAATTACACGCCGGCTAATGCTAAGGagcaaaaaaagcgaaattgGCAGACACTGAACC GAAAAGTATTTTGTAAATTGAATTTTAACGTTCCCGACGAGGTAGTGAATGGAGTATCGAGTTGCAATCCAGGGGTCATCGAATTCGTGCTAAATAACCTACGTACAAAA ATTGATAAATACCTGACAAGTAGTAAAAAGAAGACAACCCCTGGATCATCTCAAGCCAAAGATCACCTTGTCATAAACGATGGAG ACGGAGATGGGGCTTACGATTCTTCAGACATTTTTTATTCCGCCATTACCAAGTCATCAGAAAATCCATAC GAGTACGCCTCTCCTCCTCAAATAATGCCAATGAGACTACCACCGCCACCCAATGGCATGCAACACAATTATAATCCCCATGTTCATCCCCATCCCCATCACCTTGGCTTCGTCCAAGATCCCTCTGCGCCTAGACGGGGGACGGTACCGGGCGCTGAGGCCCCCCAACCGACGCTTATAAA TCGAGGTCAAATGTTCAAGTCGCGACCTCAGCTGCAGAGAATTCTTCCATCGCTGGATCCTAGGATAGCCATGGAAGAAAAGGAGCAACAGCTACTAGAAGCACAAGAAACAATACAG ATTCTACAagcgaaaattcgacgactcgaACACCTCCTCCAATTAAAAGATAGGAGAATGGAAGAAATGAGCCGTCGCTTACAGCAACAGAGCTAA
- the LOC136197940 gene encoding oxidation resistance protein 1-like isoform X1 — MSTFTWKKKNPGGPERIDSSSTPESSPLQSPLKQFPHDLVPPAGADASAADSLQHDAQSPLSPQSQPNLSPTMRRYVEDKDFLESYLKRENRFLNENEKKSTLGDRGRTGSFKQPPNTEIYEVQKGDNLSTIALRHNIRNTELKRLNKLNSSMVFPGQVLYVPKVEEWDVLTDKEISEAKGAADTTSTPERRKRAEASALGHLRPAGRHGHSSLSSSRRGSWTRSAMDDEEISDRFIRIRAKFITDSQGVATGMMTVTAQCLMFNPSVLDPLVIERGLDVYSLIIPIESVASCSAYDDFAKLQQKDAPSYVRSPSKGEGSFLLGSRLIRMPLSPLTEGDEAKVGEEEEKEARVSEEATKDEENQEEEFGWNPVEEEKEEEETKDEKKEAATDTPPNSETDVEVTTKTEDEPKEDFDPVLASLKSRISDAHEVPTVAMPMPPKSEEIAIPRPSRRISGSSRYFCVRLDGPVDNAVLTTSAIFLPSSVNVKELSFTEEAVKTAGVKVELWFAIAEERIDQLYAFLLQWCPNLHEMSYEQMKTLERDYVLLSLNDVPKFSDNHFAEPDFVDSIPLAEDVDSPFSALDVESSCPLPVLNGDTSLVSDEYLQNLCEVLPRRMISYDWHLIYSTFCHGISLKTLYRNSLATNCPVVVVVRDASDHIFGAMLSDSLRVGEHFYGTGECSMFTLHPEFKHFPWSGKNHYCIKCSLDSFTVGGGEGAYGLWIDSDIYHGSSCACSTFDNEQLSSQRDFICTGLEVWGLY, encoded by the exons ATGTCGACGTTTAcgtggaagaaaaagaatccCGGCGGGCCGGAACGCATCGACTC GTCGTCGACGCCCGAATCGTCGCCCTTACAATCGCCATTGAAGCAGTTTCCCCACGATCTCGTTCCGcccgccggcgccgacgctAGCGCCGCCGATTCGCTCCAGCACGACGCCCAATCGCCGCTGTCGCCTCAATCGCAGCCGAACTTGAGCCCGACGATGCGACGATACGTCGAGGACAAGGACTTTCTCGAATCCTATCTCAAACGCGAGAATCGATTCTTGAatgagaacgagaagaaaa gtaCTCTTGGAGACCGGGGGCGGACTGGGTCATTCAAACAGCCTCCGAATACCGAAATTTATGAG GTGCAAAAgggggacaatttgtcgacTATTGCTCTGCGACACAACATTCGAAATACCGAACTAAAACGACTGAATAAATTGAATTCTTCCATGGTGTTTCCTGGACAG GTTCTCTACGTTCCCAAAGTCGAGGAATGGGACGTGCTCACGGATAAAGAAATTAGCGAAGCAAAAGGCGCTGCGGATACGACGAGCACGCCggagcgacgaaaacgagccgAAGCCAGCGCTCTGGGCCACTTGAGACCGGCGGGTCGTCACGGTcattcgtcgttgtcgtcgtcgagacggggCAGCTGGACGCGATCGGCGatggacgacgaggagataTCCGATCGGTTTATTCGCATTCGAGCGAAATTTATAACGGATAGTCAG GGTGTTGCTACTGGAATGATGACTGTTACGGCCCAGTGTCTCATGTTTAATCCAAGCGTATTGGACCCGTTGGTCATTGAGCGTGGACTTGACGTGTACAGTCTCATTATTCCCATTGAGTCGGTGGCAAGTTGCTCGGCGTACGACGACTTTGCTAAACTACAGCAGAAAGATGCACCGTCATACGTTCG ATCGCCTAGTAAGGGAGAAGGAAGCTTTCTGCTTGGGTCTCGGCTCATTCGAATGCCTCTCTCGCCTTTGACGGAGGGTGACGAAGCGAAAGtgggcgaagaagaagaaaaagaggccCGTGTATCCGAAGAAGCCACCAAAGACGAGGAAAATCAAGAGGAAGAATTCGGCTGGAACcccgtcgaagaagaaaaagaagaagaagaaacgaaggacgagaaaaaagaggcgGCGACTGACACTCCGCCTAACTCCGAAACCGACGTTGAAGTCACAACGAAAACCGAAGACGAACCAAAGGAAGACTTTGATCCAGTCCTTGCCAGTCTAAAAAGCCGAATATCCGACGCGCACGAGGTCCCTACGGTAGCCATGCCAATGCCACCCAAATCag AAGAGATCGCGATTCCGCGTCCCTCTCGACGAATAAGCGGATCGAGTCGATATTTCTGCGTTCGTCTCGACGGTCCCGTCGACAACGCCGTCCTGACGACGTCCGCTATATTCTTGCCGTCGAGCGTCAACGTCAAAGAGTTGAGTTTCACCGAGGAGGCGGTGAAAACCGCCGGCGTCAAGGTGGAGCTCTGGTTCGCTATAGCGGAAGAGCG GATCGATCAGCTGTACGCGTTTCTGCTTCAGTGGTGTCCTAATCTGCACGAGATGTCGTACGAGCAGATGAAGACGCTCGAGAGGGACTACGTGCTTCTTTCCTTGAACGACGTACCC AAATTTAGCGACAATCATTTTGCTGAACCGGATTTCGTCGACAGTATACCTCTC GCCGAAGACGTGGACAG TCCATTCAGTGCTCTTGATGTCGAGAGCAGCTGTCCGTTGCCCGTTCTCAACGGCGACACGTCTCTCGTTTCAGACGAGTATCTCCAAAAC CTCTGCGAGGTGCTGCCACGTCGTATGATCAGCTACGATTGGCATTTGATCTACAGCACGTTCTGCCACGGCATCAGCCTAAAGACGTTGTACAGAAATTCGCTCGCCACTAACtgtcccgtcgtcgttgtcgtccgTGACGCAAGCGACCAC ATATTCGGTGCCATGCTCTCGGATTCGTTACGAGTCGGCGAACATTTTTACGGGACTGGGGAATGTTCGATGTTCACCCTGCACCCGGAATTCAAA CACTTTCCCTGGAGCGGAAAGAACCACTACTGCATCAAATGCAGTCTGGATAGCTTCACAgtgggcggcggcga GGGTGCATACGGACTATGGATTGATTCAGACATCTATCACGGTAGCAGCTGCGCGTGTAGTACGTTCGATAACGAGCAGCTGTCGTCTCAACGCGATTTCATCTGCACGGGGCTCGAGGTGTGGGGTTTGTATTGA
- the LOC136197940 gene encoding oxidation resistance protein 1-like isoform X2, translated as MSTFTWKKKNPGGPERIDSSSTPESSPLQSPLKQFPHDLVPPAGADASAADSLQHDAQSPLSPQSQPNLSPTMRRYVEDKDFLESYLKRENRFLNENEKKSTLGDRGRTGSFKQPPNTEIYEVQKGDNLSTIALRHNIRNTELKRLNKLNSSMVFPGQVLYVPKVEEWDVLTDKEISEAKGAADTTSTPERRKRAEASALGHLRPAGRHGHSSLSSSRRGSWTRSAMDDEEISDRFIRIRAKFITDSQGVATGMMTVTAQCLMFNPSVLDPLVIERGLDVYSLIIPIESVASCSAYDDFAKLQQKDAPSYVRSPSKGEGSFLLGSRLIRMPLSPLTEGDEAKVGEEEEKEARVSEEATKDEENQEEEFGWNPVEEEKEEEETKDEKKEAATDTPPNSETDVEVTTKTEDEPKEDFDPVLASLKSRISDAHEVPTVAMPMPPKSEIAIPRPSRRISGSSRYFCVRLDGPVDNAVLTTSAIFLPSSVNVKELSFTEEAVKTAGVKVELWFAIAEERIDQLYAFLLQWCPNLHEMSYEQMKTLERDYVLLSLNDVPKFSDNHFAEPDFVDSIPLAEDVDSPFSALDVESSCPLPVLNGDTSLVSDEYLQNLCEVLPRRMISYDWHLIYSTFCHGISLKTLYRNSLATNCPVVVVVRDASDHIFGAMLSDSLRVGEHFYGTGECSMFTLHPEFKHFPWSGKNHYCIKCSLDSFTVGGGEGAYGLWIDSDIYHGSSCACSTFDNEQLSSQRDFICTGLEVWGLY; from the exons ATGTCGACGTTTAcgtggaagaaaaagaatccCGGCGGGCCGGAACGCATCGACTC GTCGTCGACGCCCGAATCGTCGCCCTTACAATCGCCATTGAAGCAGTTTCCCCACGATCTCGTTCCGcccgccggcgccgacgctAGCGCCGCCGATTCGCTCCAGCACGACGCCCAATCGCCGCTGTCGCCTCAATCGCAGCCGAACTTGAGCCCGACGATGCGACGATACGTCGAGGACAAGGACTTTCTCGAATCCTATCTCAAACGCGAGAATCGATTCTTGAatgagaacgagaagaaaa gtaCTCTTGGAGACCGGGGGCGGACTGGGTCATTCAAACAGCCTCCGAATACCGAAATTTATGAG GTGCAAAAgggggacaatttgtcgacTATTGCTCTGCGACACAACATTCGAAATACCGAACTAAAACGACTGAATAAATTGAATTCTTCCATGGTGTTTCCTGGACAG GTTCTCTACGTTCCCAAAGTCGAGGAATGGGACGTGCTCACGGATAAAGAAATTAGCGAAGCAAAAGGCGCTGCGGATACGACGAGCACGCCggagcgacgaaaacgagccgAAGCCAGCGCTCTGGGCCACTTGAGACCGGCGGGTCGTCACGGTcattcgtcgttgtcgtcgtcgagacggggCAGCTGGACGCGATCGGCGatggacgacgaggagataTCCGATCGGTTTATTCGCATTCGAGCGAAATTTATAACGGATAGTCAG GGTGTTGCTACTGGAATGATGACTGTTACGGCCCAGTGTCTCATGTTTAATCCAAGCGTATTGGACCCGTTGGTCATTGAGCGTGGACTTGACGTGTACAGTCTCATTATTCCCATTGAGTCGGTGGCAAGTTGCTCGGCGTACGACGACTTTGCTAAACTACAGCAGAAAGATGCACCGTCATACGTTCG ATCGCCTAGTAAGGGAGAAGGAAGCTTTCTGCTTGGGTCTCGGCTCATTCGAATGCCTCTCTCGCCTTTGACGGAGGGTGACGAAGCGAAAGtgggcgaagaagaagaaaaagaggccCGTGTATCCGAAGAAGCCACCAAAGACGAGGAAAATCAAGAGGAAGAATTCGGCTGGAACcccgtcgaagaagaaaaagaagaagaagaaacgaaggacgagaaaaaagaggcgGCGACTGACACTCCGCCTAACTCCGAAACCGACGTTGAAGTCACAACGAAAACCGAAGACGAACCAAAGGAAGACTTTGATCCAGTCCTTGCCAGTCTAAAAAGCCGAATATCCGACGCGCACGAGGTCCCTACGGTAGCCATGCCAATGCCACCCAAATCag AGATCGCGATTCCGCGTCCCTCTCGACGAATAAGCGGATCGAGTCGATATTTCTGCGTTCGTCTCGACGGTCCCGTCGACAACGCCGTCCTGACGACGTCCGCTATATTCTTGCCGTCGAGCGTCAACGTCAAAGAGTTGAGTTTCACCGAGGAGGCGGTGAAAACCGCCGGCGTCAAGGTGGAGCTCTGGTTCGCTATAGCGGAAGAGCG GATCGATCAGCTGTACGCGTTTCTGCTTCAGTGGTGTCCTAATCTGCACGAGATGTCGTACGAGCAGATGAAGACGCTCGAGAGGGACTACGTGCTTCTTTCCTTGAACGACGTACCC AAATTTAGCGACAATCATTTTGCTGAACCGGATTTCGTCGACAGTATACCTCTC GCCGAAGACGTGGACAG TCCATTCAGTGCTCTTGATGTCGAGAGCAGCTGTCCGTTGCCCGTTCTCAACGGCGACACGTCTCTCGTTTCAGACGAGTATCTCCAAAAC CTCTGCGAGGTGCTGCCACGTCGTATGATCAGCTACGATTGGCATTTGATCTACAGCACGTTCTGCCACGGCATCAGCCTAAAGACGTTGTACAGAAATTCGCTCGCCACTAACtgtcccgtcgtcgttgtcgtccgTGACGCAAGCGACCAC ATATTCGGTGCCATGCTCTCGGATTCGTTACGAGTCGGCGAACATTTTTACGGGACTGGGGAATGTTCGATGTTCACCCTGCACCCGGAATTCAAA CACTTTCCCTGGAGCGGAAAGAACCACTACTGCATCAAATGCAGTCTGGATAGCTTCACAgtgggcggcggcga GGGTGCATACGGACTATGGATTGATTCAGACATCTATCACGGTAGCAGCTGCGCGTGTAGTACGTTCGATAACGAGCAGCTGTCGTCTCAACGCGATTTCATCTGCACGGGGCTCGAGGTGTGGGGTTTGTATTGA
- the LOC136198128 gene encoding U6 snRNA-associated Sm-like protein LSm1, whose product MAGYLPGTASLIDEVDKRLLVVLRDGRTLIGVLRSIDQFANLLLQDTIERIHVDSEYGDIQRGIFIVRGESVVLLGEYDDVDDKSDDHPARKLKKVPIEEILEAQKAQQTRKLEKTKLRDRALLNMGLQPSEMNESFFS is encoded by the coding sequence ATGGCTGGATATCTTCCCGGTACGGCGAGTCTcatcgacgaagtcgataaGCGACTGCTCGTCGTACTTCGAGACGGGCGCACGTTGATCGGCGTCCTACGCAGCATCGATCAGTTCGCCAATCTGCTGCTCCAGGACACGATCGAACGAATTCACGTCGATTCGGAGTACGGAGACATTCAGCGGGGCATTTTTATCGTGCGCGGCGAGAGCGTCGTCCTCTTGGGCGagtacgacgacgtcgacgacaagtcGGACGACCATCCGGCGAGAAAACTGAAAAAGGTACCGATAGAGGAGATATTGGAAGCGCAGAAGGCCCAGCAGACGAGAAAACtggagaaaacgaaactgCGAGATCGTGCCCTATTGAACATGGGCCTTCAGCCCAGCGAAATGAACGAgagcttcttttcttga
- the LOC136197957 gene encoding uncharacterized protein, producing MEVAKFGVLLAVAMAFGHYVKASESDVKLDLNAVGAVMEFGLKSPLHAESYYGLAIDGDLDPDWAKCAASNFAEQTDILIDLRGIYPVDRIALSSRLSYAAGAEIFVGNSSFAERIQTQCGGKHPEGADGSFTEFRCSTTVWIQYIRIRKSSKGKFWDSWSLQICEVAVHHLDHKYDLGRMNAQLQFELSGPYLEVGSSYEMATDGELDKCVQSIQWSGGETVWLKIDLKRFYFVTKVLVLAPKSQSGKVYVSNTLDFLMMTRCHQSGNHFHCSGSHQVRHITIVINSQKGERSKVCEVEVFYKQDPRLPCQYLPHLPNSTAVTDWKTATYTCINNRVPETQTITCQNGHWSGILEQCKLKTCPDLIHPIHGKITLPFEKNVREYRYV from the exons ATGGAGGTCGCGAAATTTGGAGTTTTGCTCGCTGTTGCGATGGCGTTTGGTCATTACGTAAAAGCTAGTGAATCGG ACGTGAAATTGGATCTCAACGCCGTTGGAGCTGTCATGGAATTTGGACTGAAAAGCCCGTTGCATGCTGAAAGTTACTATGGACTTGCTATTGATGGAGATTTAGACCCTGACTGGGCCAAGTGTGCGGCCTCAAATTTTGCTGAACAAACTGATATCTTGATCGATCTTCGAGGCATTTATCCTGTCGACCGCATTGCTTTATCATCGCGTCTTTCGTATGCCGCTGGTGCAGAAATATTTGTTGGAAATTCAAGTTTTGCGGAAAGAATCCAGACTCAATGTGGAGGCAAACATCCTGAAGGCGCCGATGGATCGTTTACTGAGTTTAGGTGCTCTACCACTGTTTGGATTCAGTACATACGAATACGAAAATCTAGTAAAGGAAAATTTTGGGATTCATGGTCTTTGCAAATATGTGAAGTAGCTGTGCATCACCTTG ATCATAAATATGATCTCGGTAGAATGAATGCTCAGCTGCAGTTTGAATTATCCGGACCATATCTAGAGGTTGGCAGTAGCTATGAGATGGCTACTGATGGTGAACTTGACAAGTGTGTCCAAAGCATTCAATGGAGTGGAGGGGAGACTGTATGGCTAAAGATTGACTTGAAGAGATTTTACTTTGTGACTAAGGTCTTGGTCCTAGCTCCAAAATCTCAGTCTGGCAAAGTGTACGTCAGTAACACGTTGGACTTTCTGATGATGACGAGATGTCATCAGAGCGGTAATCACTTTCACTGCTCTGGGTCTCATCAAGTGCGTCATATAACTATTGTTATCAACAGTCAGAAGGGGGAAAGAAGTAAGGTGTGTGAAGTTGAAGTTTTCTACAAACAGGACCCCAGATTACCTTGTCAATATCTTCCTCATCTCCCGAATTCAACTGCAGTCACTGATTGGAAAACCGCGACGTACACGTGCATCAATAATCGCGTTCCTGAAACCCAAACCATAACTTGTCAGAACGGACATTGGAGCGGAATCTTAGAACAGTGTAAAC TCAAAACATGTCCTGATCTTATTCATCCCATTCATGGCAAAATTACATTGCCgtttgaaaaaaacgttcgGGAGTACCGTTACGTATAG
- the LOC136197965 gene encoding sperm flagellar protein 1-like isoform X1: MDDDDLQQLYTWIDEIPLSRPKKNISRDFSDGVLAAEVVKHFLPRLVDLHNYTPANAKEQKKRNWQTLNRKVFCKLNFNVPDEVVNGVSSCNPGVIEFVLNNLRTKIDKYLTSSKKKTTPGSSQAKDHLVINDGDGDGAYDSSDIFYSAITKSSENPYEYASPPQIMPMRLPPPPNGMQHNYNPHVHPHPHHLGFVQDPSAPRRGTVPGAEAPQPTLINSRGQMFKSRPQLQRILPSLDPRIAMEEKEQQLLEAQETIQILQAKIRRLEHLLQLKDRRMEEMSRRLQQQS; this comes from the exons atggacgacgacgatttgcaaCAGCTCTATACATGGATCGACGAAATTCCCCTATCTCGACCCAAAAAGAACATATCTCGCGATTTCAGCGACGGAG TTCTAGCGGCCGAGGTAGTGAAGCATTTTCTTCCACGTCTTGTTGACTTGCACAATTACACGCCGGCTAATGCTAAGGagcaaaaaaagcgaaattgGCAGACACTGAACC GAAAAGTATTTTGTAAATTGAATTTTAACGTTCCCGACGAGGTAGTGAATGGAGTATCGAGTTGCAATCCAGGGGTCATCGAATTCGTGCTAAATAACCTACGTACAAAA ATTGATAAATACCTGACAAGTAGTAAAAAGAAGACAACCCCTGGATCATCTCAAGCCAAAGATCACCTTGTCATAAACGATGGAG ACGGAGATGGGGCTTACGATTCTTCAGACATTTTTTATTCCGCCATTACCAAGTCATCAGAAAATCCATAC GAGTACGCCTCTCCTCCTCAAATAATGCCAATGAGACTACCACCGCCACCCAATGGCATGCAACACAATTATAATCCCCATGTTCATCCCCATCCCCATCACCTTGGCTTCGTCCAAGATCCCTCTGCGCCTAGACGGGGGACGGTACCGGGCGCTGAGGCCCCCCAACCGACGCTTATAAA CAGTCGAGGTCAAATGTTCAAGTCGCGACCTCAGCTGCAGAGAATTCTTCCATCGCTGGATCCTAGGATAGCCATGGAAGAAAAGGAGCAACAGCTACTAGAAGCACAAGAAACAATACAG ATTCTACAagcgaaaattcgacgactcgaACACCTCCTCCAATTAAAAGATAGGAGAATGGAAGAAATGAGCCGTCGCTTACAGCAACAGAGCTAA